The following coding sequences lie in one Elusimicrobiota bacterium genomic window:
- a CDS encoding 3-isopropylmalate dehydratase small subunit: MSVNTVIQNVKGRGVAVPGDDIDTDRIMPARYLRCVTFADIGQYTFQDERFDPQGKEKPHPFNDPKHRGASVLVTNKNFGCGSSREHAPQGILRWGIRAIVAESFAEIFAGNCTAIGLPTVTAQEADVRSLMAYVTDHPEGDVALDVEALTVSFGEKRISVEMRESSRALFLEGSWDSSATLLSAMDAVKEKARKLPYVQWGAQG, from the coding sequence ATGAGCGTCAATACAGTCATTCAAAACGTGAAGGGGCGGGGTGTTGCTGTTCCGGGGGACGATATCGACACGGATCGCATCATGCCGGCCCGGTATCTCCGTTGCGTGACGTTTGCGGACATCGGGCAATACACTTTTCAAGACGAACGGTTTGATCCCCAGGGGAAAGAGAAGCCTCACCCTTTTAATGACCCCAAACACCGGGGGGCTTCTGTTTTGGTAACCAACAAAAACTTTGGTTGTGGATCTTCCCGGGAGCACGCCCCCCAGGGGATTCTGCGCTGGGGGATCCGGGCTATTGTGGCGGAATCGTTTGCGGAAATTTTTGCGGGAAACTGCACGGCCATCGGTCTCCCGACGGTGACGGCCCAAGAAGCCGATGTCCGATCCCTCATGGCCTATGTGACGGACCACCCCGAGGGGGACGTGGCATTGGATGTGGAAGCGCTCACGGTTTCTTTTGGCGAGAAGAGGATCTCTGTTGAAATGCGGGAGTCCTCGCGCGCGCTCTTTTTAGAAGGATCATGGGATTCCAGCGCGACGTTGCTCTCCGCCATGGACGCGGTGAAAGAGAAGGCGCGCAAACTGCCTTATGTCCAATGGGGTGCCCAGGGATGA
- a CDS encoding 2-isopropylmalate synthase, whose amino-acid sequence MKKTDRLIIFDTTLRDGEQSPGASLNIPEKLQAARQLAELGVDVIEAGFPVSSPGDFEAVKTIAQEIRGAEICGLARAVKGDIDACWNAVKHSKRPRIHTFIATSDLHIVQKLRMTRQQVLDRAVECVRYASQFTENVEFSAEDAVRTDFDYLCQVIEAVIDAGAATVNIPDTVGYSIPSEWGEKIHRLISRVPNIKKAVVSVHCHNDLGLAVSNSLAAVQNGARQVECTVNGIGERAGNASLEEIVMAIRTRKDLFQLTSRVNTKEIARSSRLISKLTGIPVQPNKAVVGANAFAHSSGIHQDGVLKSRTTYEIMNPSDVGVEESALLLTARSGRNGVQNRLKHLGYTLTAPKLDVLFGKFKTLADKKKYVFDDDLLALVEEEGRDKTVEVFHLDYLNTTSGTGIVPTATVRLKKEGKVFQEAACGDGPVDAAYRAMDKITGLSPELKDYTLRSLSSGTDAQGDVVVKVENQGLVVSGKGTSTDIVEASAKAYLNALNKIISNPVGKKKPVVEKRGM is encoded by the coding sequence ATGAAAAAAACCGATCGTTTGATTATCTTTGATACCACCCTGCGTGACGGAGAGCAATCTCCCGGCGCCAGCCTGAACATCCCTGAGAAACTGCAGGCCGCTCGGCAATTGGCGGAACTGGGTGTGGATGTGATTGAGGCGGGGTTTCCTGTGTCTAGCCCCGGAGACTTTGAAGCGGTAAAAACCATTGCCCAGGAGATCCGAGGAGCCGAAATTTGTGGGTTGGCCCGGGCCGTAAAAGGGGACATCGATGCCTGTTGGAACGCGGTGAAACATTCCAAACGTCCCCGTATTCATACCTTTATTGCCACGTCCGACCTTCATATCGTTCAGAAACTGAGGATGACCCGTCAGCAGGTTTTGGATCGCGCGGTGGAATGTGTTCGCTACGCGAGTCAATTTACCGAAAATGTGGAGTTCTCCGCGGAAGACGCTGTTCGTACGGATTTCGATTACCTCTGTCAGGTGATTGAAGCCGTGATCGACGCGGGGGCCGCGACGGTCAATATCCCGGACACCGTGGGGTATTCCATTCCTTCCGAGTGGGGGGAGAAAATCCACCGTTTGATTTCCCGGGTTCCGAACATTAAAAAAGCCGTGGTGAGCGTTCATTGCCACAACGATTTGGGGTTGGCGGTTTCCAATTCTTTGGCGGCGGTCCAAAACGGGGCTCGCCAGGTGGAATGTACTGTGAACGGGATTGGGGAGCGGGCTGGGAACGCTTCCTTAGAAGAAATCGTGATGGCCATTCGGACACGGAAAGATTTGTTCCAGCTGACCTCCCGGGTGAACACGAAAGAGATCGCCCGGTCCAGCCGATTGATTTCTAAATTGACGGGAATCCCCGTTCAGCCCAACAAGGCCGTGGTGGGGGCGAACGCTTTTGCCCACTCTTCGGGGATCCATCAGGACGGGGTACTGAAATCCCGTACCACTTACGAGATCATGAACCCTTCCGACGTTGGCGTGGAAGAAAGCGCCCTGCTCCTCACCGCCCGTTCCGGGCGTAACGGGGTTCAGAACCGATTGAAACATTTGGGGTATACCCTGACCGCGCCGAAATTGGATGTTTTGTTTGGGAAATTCAAGACCTTGGCCGACAAGAAAAAGTATGTCTTTGACGACGATCTGTTGGCCCTGGTGGAAGAGGAAGGCCGAGACAAAACGGTGGAAGTTTTTCATTTGGATTATCTCAATACCACGTCGGGGACGGGCATTGTCCCCACGGCCACGGTTCGTTTGAAAAAAGAAGGGAAGGTCTTTCAAGAGGCGGCCTGCGGGGACGGTCCTGTGGACGCGGCCTACCGGGCGATGGATAAAATCACCGGGTTGTCCCCCGAACTGAAAGATTACACCTTGCGTTCCCTTTCCTCTGGGACGGATGCTCAGGGGGATGTGGTGGTTAAAGTGGAGAACCAGGGGCTCGTGGTGTCGGGCAAAGGGACATCCACCGACATCGTTGAAGCCAGCGCCAAGGCCTATCTGAACGCCTTGAATAAAATCATTTCAAACCCGGTCGGCAAGAAAAAACCGGTTGTCGAAAAGCGAGGGATGTGA
- a CDS encoding phosphatidylserine decarboxylase, producing MNDPSRFIPIAGDGWKFVLAFAILGGLFSALGPWFSRSVGVILLLLAVFSLYFFRDGKRSIPVTTDILSPADGRVLEVADIDGEGYGQGRVVRIFLSVLDGHVQRAPVAGQVTRTEYRAGSFLDARNPRAPFVNEANSIEFNTPQGKVMIRQIAGFIARRILCWVRPEDNVVLGERVGLIRFGSQVDLYVPPGVEILVKEGQRVRAGETVMARWGKS from the coding sequence ATGAATGATCCGTCACGGTTTATCCCTATTGCGGGGGATGGGTGGAAGTTCGTTTTGGCCTTTGCAATTTTGGGGGGACTTTTTTCTGCCTTGGGTCCGTGGTTTTCCCGATCGGTGGGGGTGATCCTTCTTCTGTTGGCGGTCTTTTCTCTCTACTTCTTTCGGGACGGGAAACGAAGCATTCCCGTCACGACGGACATTTTGTCTCCGGCGGACGGGCGGGTGTTGGAAGTGGCGGACATTGACGGCGAAGGGTATGGTCAGGGCCGGGTGGTGCGGATTTTCCTTTCGGTTTTGGACGGGCACGTGCAACGGGCCCCAGTGGCGGGCCAGGTGACTCGGACAGAATACCGGGCGGGCTCCTTCCTGGACGCCCGGAACCCCCGGGCGCCTTTCGTGAACGAGGCCAACAGCATCGAATTTAATACGCCTCAGGGAAAAGTGATGATTCGGCAAATCGCCGGATTTATTGCCCGCCGTATCCTTTGTTGGGTTCGGCCTGAAGACAACGTGGTTTTGGGTGAACGGGTGGGCTTGATCCGTTTTGGTTCCCAGGTGGATCTTTACGTTCCGCCGGGGGTGGAAATTTTGGTCAAAGAAGGGCAACGGGTTCGCGCTGGGGAAACTGTCATGGCGCGGTGGGGGAAATCCTAA
- the leuC gene encoding 3-isopropylmalate dehydratase large subunit, producing MGKTLLDKVWDLHTVRELPNGQTQLFIGLHLIHEVTSPQAFQMIREKGLKVAFPERTFATADHIIPTEDQARPFADGLAEEMMAALEKNCHEFGVKYFDFKSGEQGVVHVVGPEQGLTQPGLTVACGDSHTSTHGAFGAIAFGVGTTQIRDILATQTLALSRPKVRRIHVSGRLGKGVYAKDVILAVIRALGVKGGIGFAYEFAGETITGMSMEERLTVCNMAIEGGARVGYINPDQTTVDYLRGRPFAPQNSDFGRASDWWLSMASDRDAAFADAFSLDGAALEPQVAWGINPGQAVGVSENLPMPGASSGGDRASLEEAYRFTSFAPGSPVRDIPINVAFIGSCTNGRLSDLREAAKVAKGRHVAQGVRALVVPGSQKVQRQAEAEGLNELFRAAGFEWRNAGCSMCLAMNPDKLKGREISASSSNRNFIGRQGSATGRTLLMSPAMVAAAAIQGRVSDVREML from the coding sequence ATGGGTAAAACACTTCTGGATAAAGTTTGGGATCTGCACACGGTTCGGGAATTGCCCAACGGGCAGACCCAGTTGTTTATTGGGTTGCATCTCATTCATGAGGTGACCAGCCCCCAGGCGTTTCAAATGATTCGGGAGAAAGGGCTGAAAGTGGCTTTCCCTGAACGGACGTTTGCCACAGCGGATCACATCATTCCCACCGAAGATCAGGCCCGTCCGTTTGCCGACGGTTTGGCGGAAGAAATGATGGCCGCTTTGGAAAAGAATTGTCATGAATTTGGTGTCAAATACTTCGATTTCAAGTCGGGCGAGCAAGGGGTTGTTCACGTGGTGGGCCCGGAACAGGGGCTCACTCAGCCGGGATTGACCGTGGCGTGCGGGGACAGCCACACGTCGACCCATGGAGCTTTCGGCGCCATCGCCTTTGGTGTGGGCACCACCCAGATTCGGGATATATTGGCCACCCAAACCTTGGCTCTTTCCCGGCCCAAGGTCCGACGCATTCACGTGTCGGGTCGGCTGGGGAAAGGGGTTTACGCGAAGGATGTTATTTTGGCGGTGATCCGCGCTTTGGGTGTGAAAGGCGGCATTGGATTTGCCTACGAGTTCGCCGGCGAAACGATTACGGGCATGAGCATGGAAGAGCGGTTGACTGTGTGCAACATGGCGATTGAGGGGGGCGCCCGGGTGGGGTACATCAATCCGGATCAAACCACCGTGGACTATTTGCGCGGTCGTCCTTTTGCCCCACAAAATTCCGATTTTGGGCGAGCCTCCGACTGGTGGCTTTCTATGGCGTCGGACAGAGACGCCGCGTTTGCCGATGCCTTTTCGTTGGATGGTGCGGCTTTAGAACCCCAGGTGGCTTGGGGCATTAACCCCGGTCAGGCGGTGGGTGTTTCTGAAAACCTTCCTATGCCGGGGGCGTCGTCGGGTGGAGATCGGGCCAGTTTGGAAGAGGCCTATCGGTTTACTTCTTTTGCTCCGGGTTCGCCTGTTCGTGATATCCCGATCAATGTGGCGTTTATTGGGTCCTGCACCAACGGCCGATTGTCGGACCTGCGTGAAGCGGCCAAGGTGGCCAAGGGACGTCACGTGGCCCAGGGGGTTCGGGCTCTGGTGGTGCCGGGGTCCCAAAAGGTGCAGAGGCAGGCGGAAGCTGAGGGATTAAACGAGCTTTTCAGGGCCGCGGGTTTTGAATGGCGGAACGCGGGGTGTTCCATGTGTTTGGCCATGAATCCGGACAAATTAAAGGGGCGAGAAATTAGCGCTTCCAGTTCCAACCGCAACTTTATTGGTCGCCAGGGCAGTGCCACGGGTCGCACACTTCTCATGAGTCCGGCCATGGTGGCGGCCGCCGCTATTCAGGGGCGCGTGTCCGATGTGAGGGAGATGCTATGA
- the ilvC gene encoding ketol-acid reductoisomerase translates to MNTANEKKIELKAKTFYDKDGDLNLLKGKKIVVLGYGSQGHAQALNLKDSGLNVVVAVRPSGRGYTLAVKHGWTAGKDLISNNVEAIKDADWIHFLLPDEAQGKVWREEVAPNMKKGVVLSWSHGFNIRFGQVTPPKEADVVLIAPKGPGHLVRRTYEEGKGTPALVAVEQDYSGKALSLALAFCKAIGATRAGVIETTFTEETETDLFGEQNVLCGGVVDLVKAGFETLIEAGYQPEIAYFECLHELKLITDMIQEGGIGWMNYSISDTAEYGEYSRGPRLVTCETKAQMKRNLKEVQNGVFAREYLMEKAMGSTVINSHRRATAAHPIEIVGEKLRAMMPWLKKKE, encoded by the coding sequence ATGAACACGGCAAACGAAAAAAAAATTGAACTGAAAGCAAAAACTTTTTATGACAAAGACGGTGATCTGAATTTGCTCAAAGGCAAAAAGATCGTCGTGTTGGGCTACGGGTCCCAGGGGCACGCCCAGGCGTTGAACCTCAAAGATTCAGGATTGAACGTGGTGGTCGCTGTTCGCCCCAGTGGTCGAGGGTATACCTTGGCCGTAAAACACGGGTGGACCGCGGGCAAAGATCTGATCTCCAACAACGTGGAGGCCATTAAAGACGCGGACTGGATTCATTTCCTCCTCCCCGACGAAGCCCAGGGGAAAGTGTGGCGTGAAGAAGTGGCGCCGAACATGAAGAAGGGTGTGGTCCTTTCCTGGTCCCACGGGTTTAACATTCGGTTTGGCCAAGTGACTCCGCCTAAAGAGGCGGATGTTGTGCTCATCGCCCCCAAGGGCCCGGGCCATTTGGTTCGACGCACTTACGAAGAAGGCAAGGGAACCCCCGCGTTGGTTGCGGTGGAACAGGATTATTCCGGCAAGGCGTTGAGCCTCGCCCTCGCCTTTTGTAAGGCCATTGGGGCCACACGGGCGGGCGTGATTGAAACCACGTTTACCGAAGAGACCGAGACCGACCTTTTCGGCGAACAGAACGTCTTGTGCGGCGGTGTGGTGGACCTGGTGAAAGCCGGGTTCGAAACCTTGATCGAGGCCGGGTATCAACCGGAAATCGCTTATTTTGAATGTCTTCACGAATTGAAGTTGATCACCGACATGATTCAAGAAGGGGGGATTGGGTGGATGAACTACTCCATCTCCGATACCGCCGAGTACGGAGAATACAGTCGGGGGCCCCGGTTGGTGACGTGTGAAACCAAAGCCCAGATGAAACGGAACCTGAAAGAGGTCCAAAACGGTGTGTTTGCCCGGGAATATTTGATGGAAAAGGCCATGGGTAGCACGGTGATCAACTCCCACCGGAGGGCCACCGCGGCTCACCCGATTGAAATCGTTGGTGAAAAACTTCGGGCGATGATGCCTTGGCTTAAGAAAAAAGAATAG
- the pssA gene encoding CDP-diacylglycerol--serine O-phosphatidyltransferase has translation MKLSGRRSFLQGIFDIRRERTPTLPEASLAPRPPARRGIYLLPSLLTLGNMGLGFFAITQAVSGHYGMAAKAILLGHVLDIFDGVVARLTRTTSRFGIELDSLADWITFGIAPALLMYEMVLKNNPSWGFAIALLFVICGALRLARFNLKAQMGEPSGGGFVGLPTPAAGGVLAIFALLYSIQEIGLPIRSLRLVMNQVPVFYEVVPAVMLLLCLLMVSNVHYAKFRVQNLVRPRGLRALVITVLALLMIWVYPQNMIFILYVSYILWGLVGYFIFRSRPQETKPVVKVDPLDNYGK, from the coding sequence ATGAAATTGAGCGGACGGCGCAGTTTTTTACAGGGTATTTTCGATATTCGGCGGGAGAGAACCCCTACTTTACCTGAGGCCTCTTTGGCTCCGCGTCCGCCCGCCCGGCGGGGAATTTATCTGTTGCCTTCCCTCTTAACCCTGGGGAACATGGGGTTGGGCTTTTTTGCCATTACCCAAGCGGTTTCCGGCCATTATGGGATGGCCGCCAAGGCGATTTTGTTGGGGCATGTGTTGGATATTTTTGACGGGGTCGTGGCTCGGTTGACCCGCACCACCAGCCGGTTCGGCATTGAACTGGATTCCTTGGCGGATTGGATTACTTTCGGGATCGCTCCCGCTCTGTTGATGTACGAGATGGTCTTAAAGAACAATCCCTCTTGGGGGTTTGCCATCGCGTTGTTGTTTGTGATTTGTGGAGCGTTGCGGTTAGCCCGGTTTAACCTGAAGGCCCAAATGGGCGAGCCGTCCGGAGGTGGATTTGTGGGGTTGCCCACGCCCGCCGCGGGTGGGGTATTGGCTATTTTTGCATTGCTTTATTCCATTCAGGAGATCGGTCTTCCGATCCGAAGTCTGCGGCTGGTCATGAATCAGGTGCCGGTGTTCTATGAAGTGGTGCCGGCGGTGATGTTGTTGCTCTGTCTTCTCATGGTCTCGAACGTCCACTACGCGAAGTTTCGGGTCCAGAACTTGGTTCGGCCGCGGGGATTGCGGGCCCTGGTGATTACGGTATTGGCGTTGCTCATGATTTGGGTTTATCCTCAGAACATGATCTTCATTCTCTATGTGTCGTATATTCTGTGGGGGCTGGTGGGATATTTTATTTTTCGCTCGCGTCCCCAAGAAACGAAACCGGTGGTGAAAGTGGATCCTCTGGACAATTACGGTAAATAA